The following proteins are encoded in a genomic region of Tenacibaculum sp. 190524A05c:
- a CDS encoding alkane 1-monooxygenase, with protein MKALKYLLVFSIPLTVYVSFTSTGWITFLPLIYVFGIVPLSDMFLKVNAENFDKEQEVIEKNNKLYTYILYLTLPVQVGFLIWFLFVINETTAPLDLIGRISAMGIMCGVIGINVGHELGHRNNRFEELLGEILLATSLETHFLPYHNAGHHFNVATPEDAATARKNEPLYTFWIRSQFMSYLQAWKLENKRLVTSDRSWSHHQNRMLIYTICHAILIGSIFYFFGLTTTLYFLIAAIFGILLLETVNYIEHYGLLRTKNKFGRYERVKHIHSWNSNHVIGKLVLFNLSRHSDHHYNGSKHYQILKSLPESPQMPTGYPGMMLLSLIPPIWFRIMNKKLQEI; from the coding sequence ATGAAAGCATTAAAATATTTACTCGTTTTCAGCATCCCTTTAACTGTATATGTTTCATTCACCTCAACCGGTTGGATAACATTTCTTCCACTTATTTATGTTTTCGGAATTGTTCCTTTATCTGATATGTTTTTAAAGGTAAATGCAGAAAACTTCGATAAAGAACAAGAGGTAATTGAAAAAAACAATAAACTATACACCTACATCTTATACTTAACACTACCTGTACAAGTTGGGTTTCTTATTTGGTTTTTATTTGTAATTAATGAAACTACAGCTCCTTTAGATTTAATTGGTAGAATTTCGGCAATGGGAATTATGTGTGGTGTTATAGGAATTAATGTTGGTCATGAATTAGGTCATCGTAACAATAGATTCGAAGAATTATTAGGAGAAATTTTATTAGCTACTTCTTTAGAAACGCATTTTTTACCGTATCATAATGCTGGTCATCATTTTAATGTTGCGACCCCGGAAGACGCAGCAACGGCAAGAAAAAATGAACCTTTATATACTTTTTGGATTCGATCTCAATTTATGAGTTATCTCCAAGCTTGGAAGTTAGAGAACAAAAGATTAGTTACTTCTGATCGTTCTTGGTCCCATCACCAAAACAGAATGTTGATCTACACTATTTGTCATGCTATTCTTATCGGAAGTATATTCTACTTTTTCGGATTAACTACAACACTCTATTTCTTAATAGCTGCAATTTTTGGAATTCTATTATTAGAAACCGTAAACTACATAGAACACTACGGGTTATTAAGAACTAAAAATAAATTTGGCAGATACGAAAGAGTAAAACATATACACTCATGGAATTCCAATCATGTTATTGGAAAACTAGTGTTATTTAACTTATCACGACATTCAGACCATCATTACAATGGCAGTAAACATTACCAAATATTAAAATCTTTACCTGAAAGCCCGCAAATGCCAACGGGTTACCCAGGAATGATGTTACTCTCTCTCATTCCTCCTATTTGGTTTAGAATAATGAATAAAAAACTTCAAGAAATTTAA
- a CDS encoding RluA family pseudouridine synthase, giving the protein MHSNKNNLLVLHEDNHIIIINKRAGDIVQGDKTGDKPLSDVVKEYIKEKYNKPGNVFLGTVHRLDRPTSGIVIFARTSKALERLNKMLRDKEIKKTYFAVVKGHLTKKANTLTNFLKKNPKNNKSSAFLKEIPGSKKAILHYIVVKELDNYSLLEIDLETGRHHQIRCQLSNIGHPIKGDLKYGFARSNKNGSIHLHARKIAFIHPVSKDQITITAPLPMNDPIWDACN; this is encoded by the coding sequence ATGCATTCTAATAAAAACAACTTATTAGTTCTTCACGAAGACAATCACATTATCATTATTAATAAAAGAGCTGGAGACATTGTTCAAGGTGATAAAACTGGTGATAAACCTTTAAGTGATGTTGTTAAAGAATATATCAAGGAGAAATATAACAAGCCAGGAAATGTGTTTTTAGGAACAGTTCATCGTTTAGACAGACCCACTTCTGGAATTGTAATTTTCGCACGTACTTCTAAAGCTTTAGAACGCTTGAATAAAATGTTACGTGACAAAGAAATTAAAAAAACATATTTTGCTGTTGTAAAAGGTCATTTAACTAAAAAAGCAAACACCTTAACCAACTTCTTAAAAAAGAATCCTAAAAACAATAAATCCTCTGCTTTTCTGAAAGAAATCCCAGGTAGCAAAAAAGCAATTTTACACTACATAGTTGTTAAAGAATTGGATAATTATAGCTTGCTAGAAATAGATCTAGAAACTGGAAGACATCATCAAATTAGATGTCAACTTTCAAATATTGGACATCCAATAAAAGGCGATTTAAAATACGGTTTCGCACGAAGTAATAAGAATGGAAGCATCCATTTACATGCTAGAAAAATAGCCTTCATTCACCCTGTGAGTAAAGACCAAATTACAATCACTGCTCCATTACCAATGAACGATCCGATTTGGGATGCTTGTAACTAA
- a CDS encoding aldehyde dehydrogenase codes for MSIPQLIEQQKQFFATQQTKSVAFRKKSLQKLLKEIIRRENDILKALHNDFKKSEYEGVMTETSIVIAEVKMMIKKVAYWSRPKRVQPALLNFPSSAKIHTEPYGTTLIIAPWNYPYQLAFSPLAGAIAAGNTVVLKPSELTPHTSAICKEIVEAVFDPGHVTVVEGGVSEAQELLAQRWDYIFFTGSVPVGRIVAKAAAEYITPVTLELGGKSPCIVDDTANLKLAAKRIVWGKFLNGGQTCIAPDYLLIHKKSKDNFVAAFKEEITKAYGENPQASEDFPRIVNQRNFDRLAKMLENESVLAGGTTNRDENYIAPTLLDETSLDSEAMKGEIFGPILPLLTYETQEDLATVISKYDKPLAFYVFSNKKSFAKELIKKYSFGGGTINDTTVHFANHKLPFGGVGESGIGGYHGKHTFDTFSHKKGVVTRGNWLDVPTRYAPYKGKLKQLKTLMKLG; via the coding sequence ATGAGCATTCCTCAACTTATTGAGCAACAAAAACAGTTTTTTGCAACCCAGCAAACAAAAAGTGTTGCTTTTAGAAAAAAGAGTTTACAAAAATTACTTAAAGAGATCATCCGAAGAGAAAACGATATTTTAAAAGCATTGCATAATGATTTTAAAAAGTCGGAATATGAAGGTGTAATGACAGAAACGAGTATTGTTATTGCAGAAGTAAAAATGATGATTAAAAAAGTAGCGTATTGGTCTAGACCGAAACGTGTTCAACCAGCACTACTGAATTTTCCATCATCAGCAAAAATTCATACTGAACCTTATGGAACAACCTTAATTATTGCCCCTTGGAATTATCCGTATCAATTGGCTTTTTCTCCATTGGCCGGAGCAATAGCAGCAGGAAATACTGTTGTTTTAAAACCTTCTGAATTAACACCTCATACGAGTGCTATTTGTAAAGAAATAGTTGAAGCAGTTTTTGACCCAGGACATGTTACTGTTGTTGAAGGAGGAGTATCAGAAGCACAAGAATTGTTGGCTCAACGTTGGGATTATATTTTCTTCACAGGAAGTGTTCCTGTTGGACGAATCGTAGCAAAAGCGGCTGCTGAATATATCACACCTGTTACTTTAGAACTGGGAGGAAAAAGCCCGTGTATTGTAGATGATACTGCCAATTTAAAATTAGCCGCTAAACGAATTGTTTGGGGGAAATTTTTAAACGGTGGACAAACTTGTATCGCTCCAGATTACTTGCTTATCCATAAAAAGAGCAAAGACAACTTTGTAGCGGCATTTAAAGAAGAAATCACTAAGGCTTATGGAGAAAACCCACAAGCTTCAGAAGATTTCCCGAGAATTGTAAATCAGAGAAATTTTGATCGATTAGCTAAAATGTTAGAAAACGAATCTGTTTTAGCTGGAGGAACAACAAATCGAGATGAAAATTATATTGCTCCGACATTATTAGATGAAACTAGTCTTGATAGCGAAGCCATGAAAGGAGAAATCTTTGGTCCGATATTACCTTTGTTAACCTATGAAACACAAGAAGACTTAGCTACTGTAATTTCTAAATATGATAAACCTTTAGCCTTTTACGTGTTTTCAAATAAGAAGTCGTTTGCAAAAGAACTTATTAAGAAATATTCATTCGGAGGCGGAACTATAAACGATACGACAGTTCATTTCGCGAATCATAAATTACCTTTTGGAGGTGTTGGTGAAAGTGGAATTGGTGGGTATCATGGTAAACATACTTTCGATACTTTTTCTCATAAAAAAGGAGTGGTAACTCGAGGAAACTGGTTAGATGTACCGACTCGATATGCTCCTTACAAAGGAAAACTAAAACAATTAAAAACCTTAATGAAACTAGGATAA
- a CDS encoding Crp/Fnr family transcriptional regulator, with amino-acid sequence MRKFLSDIYKVNDKILDEYISHWSEYQIPKKTIITQPEKTENYIYFVKEGIQKSYYLNEGKQHIMFFAYNPSFSGVMESFLTQTPSKYYLETITDSKFLRLSYSKHIQLIKEYRELETLFRKITEQFLLGIIERHHQLMAFNTKTRFKNFAKRSPHLINIIPQKDIASYLRIDATNFSKLINTIEI; translated from the coding sequence TTGAGAAAATTTCTGTCAGATATATATAAAGTAAATGATAAAATTCTTGATGAATATATTTCACACTGGTCTGAATACCAAATACCAAAAAAAACTATAATTACCCAACCTGAAAAAACTGAAAACTATATCTATTTTGTGAAGGAGGGAATTCAAAAATCTTACTATTTAAATGAAGGAAAACAACATATAATGTTTTTTGCCTACAACCCATCATTTAGCGGGGTTATGGAATCCTTTCTAACACAAACCCCTTCAAAATACTACCTTGAAACAATTACTGACAGTAAGTTTTTAAGATTATCTTACAGTAAACATATACAACTAATTAAAGAATACAGAGAACTTGAAACGCTATTTAGAAAAATTACAGAACAGTTTTTATTAGGTATTATCGAAAGACATCATCAACTAATGGCTTTTAACACCAAAACCCGTTTCAAAAATTTTGCAAAGAGAAGTCCGCATTTAATAAATATAATTCCTCAAAAAGATATAGCTTCCTATCTACGAATTGATGCTACCAATTTTAGTAAACTAATTAATACAATCGAAATCTAA
- a CDS encoding penicillin-binding protein has translation MSLFLVVVGIKVFELQYIKGDKYKKLAEESTIKNDTIFANKGNVYAADGNLLATSISNYTIRMDVISVDNNLFEKNINALTKELSKMLGRTPSYYEKKLRDAKKVKNRYLLIARNIGYNDYMKMKSFPIFNLGVYRGGFIAEQRTVREHPIGKIAERTIGYNDHRGGAGIEGAFSEFMLGKNGWRLKQKIAKGQWKPINDVNEQEPEDGKDVITTIDVNVQDITHHALLKQMEYYQADHGCAVVMETATGEIKAISNLGRTSSGKYYEKRNYAVWESHEPGSTFKLASLMAGLEDRVIDTSTVINTEKGKIFINNRKVEDSDKDGYGRISLARVFEVSSNVGIVKAIQKHYDNNPEKFLKRMKQFGLDSQTGVNIVGEGKPYIPSVKEDRWSSISLEWMAWGYGVSLTPLQTLMFYNAVANNGELVKPRFVRELKVGGKTVKKFEKEVLTKRIASQTTIDKVVKVMENTVKRGTAKGIYSPNFSMAGKTGTAKKYIPRRKNKDGKYEGGYYSNRKYVASFAGFFPVKNPKYSCIVVIHEPDVMKGYYGAQVAAPVFKEIAHKIYTSKPSSVQMVTDSVVSKTVNKDYNKYYAVLSKYKTIMPKVVGMSGMDAISLLENMGLKVNFTGMGKVTEQSIKRGEKIKKGSTIYLKLS, from the coding sequence ATGTCGCTTTTTCTGGTTGTAGTCGGGATTAAGGTTTTTGAGCTTCAATATATAAAAGGAGATAAGTATAAAAAACTAGCGGAAGAATCTACAATTAAGAATGATACCATTTTCGCAAATAAAGGAAATGTGTATGCGGCAGATGGAAATTTATTGGCAACATCGATCTCTAATTATACAATTAGAATGGATGTAATTTCTGTAGATAATAATTTGTTTGAAAAAAATATAAATGCATTAACTAAGGAGCTTTCTAAGATGTTGGGAAGAACACCGAGTTATTATGAGAAGAAATTAAGAGATGCTAAAAAGGTTAAGAATAGATATTTGCTAATTGCAAGAAATATTGGGTACAACGATTATATGAAAATGAAGAGTTTTCCAATATTTAATTTAGGTGTATATCGCGGTGGTTTTATTGCGGAGCAGAGAACAGTTAGAGAACATCCGATTGGAAAGATAGCGGAAAGAACCATTGGTTATAATGATCATAGAGGAGGAGCGGGTATTGAAGGAGCGTTTTCTGAATTCATGTTAGGTAAAAATGGTTGGAGATTAAAGCAGAAGATTGCTAAAGGACAATGGAAACCGATTAATGATGTTAATGAGCAAGAACCTGAAGACGGTAAAGATGTTATAACAACTATTGATGTAAATGTTCAGGATATTACGCATCATGCTTTGTTGAAGCAAATGGAGTATTATCAAGCAGATCATGGATGTGCTGTTGTCATGGAGACTGCAACTGGTGAGATTAAAGCAATATCAAATTTAGGAAGAACTTCTTCGGGTAAATATTATGAAAAGAGAAATTATGCAGTTTGGGAAAGTCATGAGCCTGGTTCTACATTTAAGTTAGCAAGTTTAATGGCTGGTTTAGAGGATAGGGTTATTGATACATCTACAGTTATTAATACGGAAAAAGGAAAAATATTTATCAATAATAGAAAGGTTGAAGACAGTGATAAAGATGGTTATGGTAGAATTTCTTTAGCTAGAGTTTTTGAAGTTTCATCTAATGTTGGAATTGTAAAAGCTATTCAGAAACATTATGATAATAATCCTGAAAAGTTTTTAAAACGTATGAAACAGTTTGGGTTAGATAGTCAAACTGGAGTAAATATTGTTGGTGAAGGTAAGCCTTATATTCCTTCAGTTAAGGAAGATCGCTGGAGTTCTATTAGTTTAGAATGGATGGCATGGGGATATGGAGTTTCATTAACACCGTTACAAACATTAATGTTTTATAATGCTGTAGCAAACAATGGAGAGTTGGTAAAGCCACGCTTTGTAAGAGAGCTTAAAGTTGGAGGTAAAACAGTAAAAAAGTTTGAAAAAGAGGTGTTGACTAAAAGAATCGCTTCTCAAACAACTATTGATAAGGTTGTGAAAGTAATGGAAAATACTGTTAAAAGAGGAACGGCTAAAGGAATCTATTCTCCGAATTTCTCTATGGCAGGAAAAACAGGTACAGCTAAAAAGTATATACCGAGAAGAAAGAATAAAGATGGGAAATATGAAGGAGGATATTATTCAAATCGAAAATACGTTGCTTCGTTTGCAGGTTTCTTTCCTGTGAAGAATCCTAAATATTCTTGTATTGTGGTCATTCACGAGCCTGATGTAATGAAAGGTTATTATGGTGCACAAGTGGCTGCTCCGGTATTCAAAGAAATCGCTCATAAAATATACACTTCAAAACCTTCAAGTGTTCAGATGGTTACAGATTCTGTTGTGAGTAAGACAGTAAATAAAGATTACAATAAATACTACGCGGTGTTGAGTAAGTATAAAACCATA
- a CDS encoding FtsL-like putative cell division protein — translation MKQNSGGIYDVLRGSFLTDESAAKNWRVIFFVVLLLLVMIWSSHSADEKAVKIADLNKVKRELRAEYVDTSTILMRMKLESAIRKKVKGSGLSPASDPPQKIKVIIKK, via the coding sequence ATGAAGCAAAACTCTGGAGGTATATATGATGTTTTAAGAGGGAGTTTTCTTACAGATGAATCTGCTGCGAAAAACTGGAGAGTGATATTCTTTGTTGTGCTGTTGTTGTTGGTAATGATTTGGAGTTCGCATTCTGCAGATGAAAAAGCGGTTAAGATTGCGGACTTAAATAAAGTAAAGAGAGAGTTGCGTGCTGAGTATGTTGATACGAGTACAATTTTAATGAGAATGAAATTAGAAAGTGCAATTCGAAAGAAAGTTAAAGGGAGCGGATTGAGTCCAGCTTCTGATCCGCCTCAAAAAATTAAAGTAATAATAAAAAAATAA
- the rsmH gene encoding 16S rRNA (cytosine(1402)-N(4))-methyltransferase RsmH, translating into MSDYHKSVLLEESVDALNIKADGVYVDVTFGGGGHSKEILKRLGENGKLFAFDQDADALQNTIEDDRFVLIGENFRYITRFLRFHGVKKVDGVLADLGVSSYQFDEATRGFSTRFDGELDMRMNQASGLSAKVVVNEYEEEKLADVLYLYGELRNARAIARQIVSSRGVKEIDTSFELKEALKRFLPKAKEHKILAQIYQAIRIEVNEELEVLKEFLMQMPELLNEEGRLSVISYHSLEDRLVKRFIRTGKFQGEPEKDFYGNTNEPMKKVGKLIVPTQDEIKVNNRARSAKLRIATLK; encoded by the coding sequence ATGAGTGATTATCATAAGTCTGTTTTACTTGAAGAGAGTGTAGATGCGCTCAATATAAAAGCGGATGGTGTTTATGTTGATGTAACATTTGGAGGAGGAGGTCATTCCAAAGAAATATTAAAAAGATTAGGGGAGAACGGTAAGTTGTTTGCTTTCGATCAGGATGCTGATGCGTTACAAAACACTATTGAAGATGATCGGTTTGTTCTGATTGGTGAGAATTTTAGGTATATCACTCGGTTTTTGCGTTTTCACGGTGTGAAAAAAGTAGATGGTGTTCTTGCGGATTTAGGTGTTTCTTCTTATCAATTTGATGAAGCTACAAGAGGTTTTTCTACAAGGTTTGATGGTGAGTTAGATATGAGGATGAATCAAGCTTCTGGTTTATCTGCGAAAGTTGTAGTGAATGAGTACGAGGAAGAGAAGTTAGCTGATGTTTTGTATTTGTATGGAGAACTAAGGAATGCTCGAGCAATTGCAAGGCAAATAGTGAGTTCAAGAGGAGTTAAAGAAATTGATACAAGTTTTGAGTTGAAAGAGGCTTTGAAGCGATTTCTTCCAAAAGCAAAAGAACATAAAATTTTAGCGCAAATATATCAGGCTATTCGAATTGAAGTTAACGAGGAGTTAGAGGTGTTGAAAGAGTTTTTGATGCAAATGCCTGAGTTGTTAAATGAAGAAGGAAGGTTGAGTGTCATATCATATCATTCTTTAGAGGATAGGTTGGTTAAACGATTTATTCGAACTGGTAAGTTCCAGGGAGAGCCAGAAAAGGATTTTTATGGTAATACAAATGAGCCGATGAAAAAGGTTGGGAAATTAATTGTTCCAACTCAAGATGAGATAAAAGTAAATAACCGAGCACGAAGTGCGAAATTAAGAATAGCAACATTAAAATAA
- a CDS encoding nitroreductase family protein encodes MSEKTVSEAINYRRSVRVYDNEKPIDSSVVKKCIQQAVLAPNSSNMQLWEFYHITSKDVIEEIVPLCFGQNAAKTAQQLVVVTVRKDLWPKRAKANLDYLNKVFPPKPKAEQTSREKFAKNYYQKLIPTVYRDFFGLFGLLKYVIMLVMGLFKPIYREVRGKDMRVVAHKSAALAAQTFMLSMAAKGYDTCPMEGSDTWRVKKVIGLPFGAEINMIISCGIRKEEGVYGQRFRVPFEEVYKTI; translated from the coding sequence ATGAGTGAAAAGACCGTTTCTGAAGCCATAAACTATAGAAGATCTGTTAGAGTTTACGATAATGAAAAACCAATAGATTCCTCAGTTGTAAAAAAATGCATTCAACAAGCAGTATTAGCACCCAACAGTAGTAACATGCAGTTGTGGGAGTTTTACCACATTACTTCCAAAGATGTCATAGAAGAAATTGTTCCGTTATGTTTTGGACAAAATGCAGCGAAAACTGCACAACAGTTAGTTGTAGTAACGGTTCGCAAAGATTTATGGCCTAAACGCGCAAAAGCCAATTTAGATTATCTAAACAAAGTATTTCCTCCAAAACCAAAAGCAGAACAAACTAGCCGAGAGAAATTTGCCAAAAACTATTACCAGAAACTTATACCAACGGTTTATAGAGATTTCTTCGGATTATTTGGATTATTGAAATACGTAATTATGCTAGTAATGGGTTTATTCAAACCTATATATAGAGAAGTTCGTGGTAAAGACATGCGTGTTGTTGCACATAAAAGTGCTGCTTTGGCCGCACAAACTTTTATGCTAAGTATGGCTGCCAAAGGATACGACACATGCCCGATGGAAGGTTCTGATACTTGGCGCGTAAAAAAAGTTATTGGATTGCCTTTTGGTGCCGAAATTAACATGATTATTTCCTGTGGAATTCGAAAAGAAGAAGGAGTCTACGGACAACGTTTTAGAGTTCCTTTTGAAGAAGTGTATAAAACGATATAA
- a CDS encoding alpha/beta hydrolase, translating into MTDFLKREDKYTYAEAGEGKAIIVLHGLMGALSNFDSTFKHFSENGYKVLIPELPLYTLPILKTNVKNLAKFLHDFIEYKNLKDVVLLGNSLGGHIALYYIKHYPQDVSALVLTGSSGLYENSMGNNYPRRGDKGFVRTKTQEVFYDKSIATEELVDQVYDVINDRNTLVKTLAIAKSAVRHNMANDLPNMSQPTCIVWGKNDTVTPPEVAEDFHRLLPDSDLFWIDKCGHAAMMEHPVEFNEILESWFKQRNI; encoded by the coding sequence ATGACAGATTTTTTAAAGAGAGAAGATAAGTATACCTATGCTGAAGCTGGAGAAGGAAAAGCTATTATTGTACTTCATGGATTAATGGGTGCTTTGAGTAATTTTGACTCTACGTTCAAGCATTTTTCTGAGAATGGATATAAAGTTTTAATTCCTGAATTACCGCTTTATACCCTACCAATACTTAAAACCAACGTTAAAAATCTTGCGAAGTTTTTACATGATTTTATCGAGTATAAAAACTTAAAAGATGTTGTTCTTTTAGGGAATTCTCTAGGAGGTCATATTGCGTTATACTACATCAAACACTACCCTCAAGATGTTTCTGCTCTTGTATTAACTGGAAGTTCTGGTTTATACGAAAACTCAATGGGAAATAACTACCCAAGAAGAGGAGACAAAGGATTTGTTCGCACAAAAACTCAAGAAGTTTTTTATGACAAATCTATTGCCACAGAAGAATTAGTAGATCAGGTTTACGATGTTATTAATGATAGAAATACTTTAGTAAAAACATTAGCAATTGCTAAAAGTGCAGTTCGTCATAACATGGCTAACGATTTACCAAACATGAGTCAACCGACTTGTATTGTTTGGGGAAAGAATGACACTGTTACTCCTCCTGAAGTAGCTGAAGATTTCCATAGATTACTTCCTGATAGCGACTTGTTCTGGATAGATAAATGTGGTCATGCTGCGATGATGGAACACCCTGTTGAATTCAACGAAATTTTAGAGAGCTGGTTTAAACAGCGAAATATATAG
- a CDS encoding DUF6985 domain-containing protein, translated as MRLFNKKYKWDGYWETCYFLKEFDSNEEINIQFEDELSEIPKPKDSQLNSVTFIINNQAKILNSLYESFLSEYDKWKEIYEEHLPEMKSINDVKKHIEISSIYIDLPEKESISYIGYRGDCSWDEEHGIGFYTHKLKVLEVGESSIGFSGTWNAYRDLGIEKQIESEIAENNKNPKLPKRYIPHPTYGLKPSQEDANKGYYYHLIERGFNQEFINHFNQGDINTETRTGYVDMSFLERACQSDNNEIVEFLLSKKPVETKGCLKQASYNLNLSMIKSLVNHGININEQDDWFKDYPIQNIVSSIGTLVRNKESKEKYLKAIDVLKWVLNNGANSEFVLNPINEYDKLEYSFEDKKVRDEIKEILKNYGYK; from the coding sequence ATGAGATTATTTAATAAGAAATATAAATGGGATGGTTATTGGGAAACCTGCTACTTTTTGAAAGAATTTGATTCAAATGAAGAAATTAATATCCAATTTGAAGATGAGTTATCTGAAATTCCAAAACCCAAAGATTCTCAATTAAATTCTGTAACTTTTATAATTAATAATCAAGCGAAAATTTTAAACAGTCTCTATGAAAGTTTTTTGTCTGAATATGATAAATGGAAAGAGATTTATGAAGAACATTTACCAGAAATGAAGTCTATAAATGATGTTAAAAAACATATAGAAATTTCGTCTATTTATATTGACTTACCAGAAAAAGAAAGTATTTCTTATATTGGCTATAGAGGTGATTGTTCTTGGGATGAAGAACATGGTATAGGATTTTATACTCACAAACTTAAAGTCTTGGAAGTAGGAGAGTCTTCTATTGGTTTTAGTGGCACATGGAATGCTTACAGAGATTTAGGGATTGAAAAGCAAATTGAATCTGAAATAGCAGAGAATAATAAAAATCCTAAGCTTCCGAAAAGATATATTCCACACCCTACTTACGGACTAAAACCTTCACAAGAAGATGCTAATAAAGGATACTACTACCATTTAATTGAAAGAGGATTTAATCAAGAGTTTATAAACCACTTTAATCAAGGTGATATAAATACAGAAACAAGAACAGGTTACGTAGATATGTCTTTTCTAGAAAGAGCGTGTCAGTCAGACAATAATGAAATAGTCGAATTTCTTTTATCTAAAAAACCAGTTGAAACTAAAGGATGCTTAAAACAAGCTAGTTATAATTTAAATTTATCAATGATAAAATCGCTTGTCAATCATGGAATAAACATAAATGAGCAAGATGACTGGTTTAAAGATTATCCTATTCAAAATATTGTTTCTTCAATTGGTACTTTAGTTAGAAATAAAGAATCTAAAGAAAAGTATCTCAAAGCTATTGATGTTTTAAAGTGGGTATTAAATAATGGTGCAAATTCAGAATTTGTATTAAATCCAATAAATGAATACGATAAATTAGAATATAGTTTTGAAGATAAAAAGGTAAGAGACGAAATTAAAGAAATATTAAAAAACTATGGCTATAAGTAA
- the mraZ gene encoding division/cell wall cluster transcriptional repressor MraZ translates to MVNIIGTYECKADAKGRLMVASALKKQLSPVLEEGFVIKRSVFQPCLELYPMQEWNQMMAKINKLNRFVKKNNDFIRRFTAGVKVVEMDSAGRILIPKDLCVFAGIEKQVVLSSAVNIIEIWDKDKYESVIEDTASDFADLAEEVMGNIEIDE, encoded by the coding sequence GTGGTAAACATTATTGGAACATATGAGTGTAAAGCTGATGCCAAAGGTAGGCTAATGGTTGCTTCTGCATTGAAGAAGCAATTGAGTCCTGTTTTGGAAGAAGGTTTTGTGATTAAACGTTCGGTGTTTCAGCCATGTTTAGAGTTGTATCCTATGCAAGAGTGGAATCAAATGATGGCTAAAATTAATAAGCTAAATCGTTTTGTTAAGAAGAATAATGATTTCATAAGAAGATTTACTGCTGGTGTTAAGGTGGTTGAAATGGATTCGGCAGGAAGAATTTTAATTCCAAAAGACTTATGTGTTTTTGCTGGTATTGAGAAACAAGTAGTGTTGTCTAGTGCGGTGAATATTATTGAGATTTGGGATAAGGATAAGTACGAAAGTGTAATTGAAGATACAGCTTCAGATTTTGCGGATTTGGCTGAGGAAGTAATGGGAAATATTGAAATTGATGAGTGA
- the yihA gene encoding ribosome biogenesis GTP-binding protein YihA/YsxC, giving the protein MKIKSAEFVMSNSNVTNAPKDHIPEYAFIGRSNVGKSSLINMLMERKKLAKTSGTPGKTQLINHFKVNDEWFLVDLPGYGYAKVSKKKRTIFQYFIENYFKEREQLVCAFVLVDSRHDPQKIDLEFMRFLGENQIPFAIIFTKADKLPSSKLNKQLLSYKRKLLDHWESLPVNFLTSSTSKLGRDEVLNFIDSVNKDVADDFK; this is encoded by the coding sequence ATGAAGATTAAATCTGCTGAATTTGTGATGAGCAATAGTAACGTGACTAATGCTCCTAAAGATCATATTCCTGAATATGCATTCATTGGTAGATCCAATGTTGGAAAATCTTCATTGATTAACATGCTGATGGAACGTAAGAAATTGGCAAAAACATCTGGAACTCCTGGGAAAACTCAGTTAATCAATCACTTTAAAGTAAATGATGAATGGTTTTTAGTTGATTTACCAGGATATGGATATGCAAAAGTTTCTAAAAAGAAAAGAACTATTTTTCAATATTTTATTGAGAATTACTTCAAAGAAAGAGAACAATTAGTTTGTGCTTTTGTTTTGGTGGATTCACGTCATGATCCGCAAAAAATCGATTTAGAATTCATGCGCTTTTTAGGTGAAAATCAAATTCCGTTTGCTATTATTTTCACAAAGGCTGATAAACTACCTAGTTCTAAACTAAACAAACAATTACTTTCATACAAAAGAAAACTTCTAGATCACTGGGAGAGTTTGCCTGTTAACTTTTTAACTTCTTCTACTTCCAAATTAGGAAGAGATGAAGTTTTAAACTTTATTGACAGTGTAAATAAGGATGTTGCTGATGATTTTAAATAA